One Myxococcota bacterium DNA window includes the following coding sequences:
- a CDS encoding helix-turn-helix domain-containing protein, producing MTAAVPIPSRRERQKAETRARLLDAARALFASIGYDATRPQDIARKADVAIGTFYVHFPDKRAAFLAFTEAAAHELMERVRERAADARDFESRLHASLEA from the coding sequence GTGACCGCAGCGGTCCCGATTCCCTCGAGGCGTGAACGGCAGAAGGCCGAGACTCGGGCGCGTCTGCTCGACGCTGCGCGCGCGCTGTTCGCCAGCATCGGGTACGACGCGACCCGGCCCCAGGACATCGCGCGCAAGGCCGACGTCGCGATCGGCACGTTCTACGTGCACTTCCCCGACAAGCGCGCAGCCTTTCTCGCCTTCACCGAGGCCGCGGCTCACGAGCTCATGGAGCGCGTGCGCGAGCGGGCGGCGGACGCGCGCGATTTCGAGTCACGGCTGCACGCATCGCTCGAGGCG